The Vibrio kanaloae genome has a window encoding:
- a CDS encoding DUF2607 domain-containing protein — protein sequence MWKNTPNNVKRKTGFLLGLMLMLSVLAATHIVDISPEHHTSHHCELFSINQFITGHSLPQIPEFHSEFTVAITESVISLQRLYFAYLARSPPVKVA from the coding sequence ATGTGGAAAAACACACCTAACAATGTGAAACGTAAAACAGGCTTCTTGCTTGGGCTGATGCTTATGTTAAGCGTGTTAGCCGCGACACACATCGTGGATATCTCACCAGAACACCACACTTCACACCATTGTGAGCTGTTTTCGATAAATCAATTCATCACAGGGCACTCACTTCCACAGATCCCAGAGTTCCATTCGGAATTTACTGTCGCTATCACAGAGTCTGTCATTTCGTTACAGCGCCTGTATTTTGCCTATTTAGCACGTTCACCTCCTGTAAAGGTTGCTTAA